The following coding sequences are from one Sardina pilchardus chromosome 16, fSarPil1.1, whole genome shotgun sequence window:
- the msantd1 gene encoding myb/SANT-like DNA-binding domain-containing protein 1 has protein sequence MASDDGVSYIVPGFAEKHRRARNWTDSEMKALIYVWEEFYGALKGSKRNAKIYEKMGNRLYEITGEHRHREEIKMKITNMSFQYRKLKHTTNGEGSSDWPYYKMIERILTKPPASGKAEPLDPQQAGPSTEDPEVSGPVPGASPVHGFIPEYTGSSDEKDLVDDDELSDSSVSLHSADSRSHSFPAKRRRVPQPSPSPSLRKRKVRVLEAMLVEQRKTRRAVEETCREVRRVVQQQNLLQVQSQQLQERMMNLLEKMVWPREAQSPAAGLKS, from the exons ATGGCCTCTGACGACGGCGTGAGCTACATCGTGCCCGGATTTGCCGAGAAGCACCGGCGGGCCAGGAACTGGACCGACTCGGAGATGAAGGCCCTGATCTACGTCTGGGAGGAGTTCTACGGCGCCCTCAAGGGTTCCAAGAGGAACGCCAAGATCTACGAGAAGATGGGCAACCGGCTCTACGAGATCACAGGGGAACACAGGCACCGCGAGGAGATCAAGATGAAGATCACCAACATGTCTTTCCAGTACAG GAAACTGAAGCACACGACCAACGGCGAAGGCTCGTCAGACTGGCCCTACTACAAGATGATCGAGAGGATCTTAACAAAACCCCCTGCCAGTGGGAAAGCCGAACCGCTAGACCCCCAGCAGGCTGGACCGTCCACTGAGGACCCAGAGGTGTCCGGACCTGTGCCGGGAGCCTCACCTGTGCACGGTTTCATCCCCGAGTACACAGGCTCTTCCGACGAGAAGGACCTCGTCGACGACGACGAGCTGTCTGACAGCTCTGTGAGCTTGCACTCAGCGGATTCCAG GAGCCACTCGTTCCCGGCGAAGCGGAGACGCGTGCCGCAGCCGTCGCCCTCTCCCTCGCTGCGCAAGCGGAAGGTGCGCGTGCTGGAGGCCATGCTGGTGGAGCAGCGGAAGACGCGGCGCGCCGTGGAGGAGACGTGCCGCGAGGTGCGCCGCGTGGTGCAGCAGCAGAACCTGCTGCAGGTGCAGAGCCAGCAGCTGCAGGAGCGCATGATGAACCTGCTGGAGAAGATGGTGTGGCCGCGAGAGGCGCAGTCACCGGCCGCGGGCCTGAAGAGCTGA